A window from Rhizobium sp. BG4 encodes these proteins:
- a CDS encoding sugar ABC transporter substrate-binding protein, whose protein sequence is MNYRNLLLASATVVMGFAGAASAQEASTVAFLMPDQASTRYEQHDFPGFKAEMEKLCAKCTVVYQNANADASLQQQQFNSVIAQGAKVIVLDPVDSAAAAGLVEIAQSQGVKVIAYDRPIPDKPADFYVSFDNEGIGYAIAKSLVEHLKKEGVADGAGVLQINGSPTDAAAGLIRDGIHRGLKESAYKTLAEYDTPEWAPPKAQEWAAGQITRFGADIKGVVAANDGTGGGAIAAFKAAGVKPVPPITGNDATIAALQLIISGDQYNTISKPSEIVAAAAAKVAVQMLKGETPEAKTTLYKTPSELFIPAVVTQENIKAEIFDKKIQTADQICTGEYADGCKKLGITN, encoded by the coding sequence ATGAACTATCGCAATTTGCTTTTGGCCTCGGCGACCGTCGTCATGGGCTTTGCCGGTGCGGCGTCCGCACAGGAAGCGTCCACCGTTGCCTTCCTGATGCCCGACCAGGCATCGACGCGCTACGAGCAGCATGACTTCCCGGGCTTCAAGGCCGAGATGGAAAAGCTCTGCGCCAAGTGCACCGTCGTCTATCAGAACGCCAATGCCGATGCCTCGCTTCAGCAGCAGCAGTTCAATTCCGTGATCGCCCAGGGCGCCAAGGTGATCGTCCTTGACCCGGTCGATTCCGCGGCCGCAGCCGGTCTCGTCGAGATCGCCCAGTCGCAGGGTGTCAAGGTTATCGCCTATGACCGCCCGATCCCGGACAAGCCGGCCGACTTCTACGTTTCCTTCGATAACGAAGGTATCGGCTACGCGATCGCCAAGTCGCTGGTCGAGCACCTGAAGAAGGAAGGCGTTGCCGATGGCGCAGGTGTTCTGCAGATCAACGGTTCGCCGACCGATGCCGCTGCCGGCCTCATCCGCGACGGCATTCATCGCGGTCTGAAGGAATCCGCCTACAAGACGCTCGCTGAATATGACACGCCGGAATGGGCGCCGCCGAAGGCTCAGGAATGGGCTGCCGGCCAGATCACCCGCTTCGGCGCCGATATCAAGGGCGTCGTGGCCGCCAATGACGGCACCGGCGGTGGCGCAATTGCCGCATTCAAGGCTGCTGGCGTCAAGCCGGTTCCGCCGATCACCGGCAATGACGCAACGATCGCTGCGCTGCAGCTGATCATTTCAGGCGATCAGTACAACACGATCTCGAAGCCTTCCGAAATCGTTGCGGCGGCGGCTGCCAAGGTGGCCGTGCAGATGCTGAAGGGTGAAACGCCGGAAGCCAAGACGACGCTCTACAAGACGCCGTCCGAGCTGTTCATTCCTGCCGTCGTGACGCAGGAAAACATCAAGGCTGAAATCTTCGACAAGAAGATCCAGACGGCTGATCAGATCTGCACCGGCGAATATGCCGACGGCTGCAAGAAGCTCGGCATCACCAACTAA
- a CDS encoding ATP-binding cassette domain-containing protein gives MPEKGQTILRLSNVSKNFGAVSALTDIDLEVKAGEVVALVGDNGAGKSTLVKVLAGVHQPSSGSIEFCGQNVTLDSPGRALELGIATVFQDLALCENLDVVANLFLGHELSPWSLDEVAMEVRAWTLLRELAARIPSVREPIASLSGGQRQTVAIARSLLLDPKIIMLDEPTAALGVAQTAEVLNLIERVRERGLGVIIISHNMEDVRAVADRIVVLRLGRNNGVFTPDASNQELVASITGATENSVSRRLERKSSTAQENSGSPA, from the coding sequence ATGCCGGAGAAGGGACAGACGATCCTCCGGCTCAGCAATGTTTCCAAGAATTTCGGCGCGGTTTCGGCGCTGACCGATATCGACCTCGAGGTCAAGGCGGGCGAGGTCGTGGCGCTGGTCGGCGACAACGGCGCCGGCAAGTCGACGCTCGTCAAGGTTCTCGCCGGTGTGCACCAGCCGTCGTCGGGCAGCATCGAATTCTGCGGCCAGAACGTGACGCTCGACAGTCCGGGCAGGGCGCTCGAGCTCGGCATTGCCACGGTCTTCCAGGATCTGGCGCTCTGCGAAAATCTCGATGTCGTCGCCAATCTTTTCCTCGGCCACGAACTGTCGCCCTGGAGCCTCGACGAGGTGGCCATGGAAGTGCGCGCCTGGACGCTGCTTCGCGAACTCGCCGCCCGCATCCCCTCGGTACGTGAGCCGATCGCCTCGCTCTCCGGCGGCCAGCGCCAGACGGTGGCGATTGCCCGCTCGCTGCTGCTCGACCCGAAGATCATCATGCTCGACGAGCCGACCGCCGCACTCGGCGTGGCGCAGACAGCCGAAGTGCTGAACCTGATCGAGCGGGTGCGCGAGCGCGGCCTCGGCGTCATCATCATCAGCCACAACATGGAGGACGTGCGCGCTGTCGCGGACCGCATCGTCGTTCTCCGCCTCGGCCGCAACAACGGCGTCTTCACGCCCGATGCGTCCAACCAGGAACTCGTCGCCTCCATCACCGGCGCGACGGAAAACTCCGTATCCCGGCGCCTCGAGCGCAAGAGCAGCACGGCCCAGGAAAACAGCGGGAGCCCGGCATGA
- a CDS encoding sugar ABC transporter permease — protein MSQKPSTAAPAAALDRSDERVRHDDSIGAMIKAFFDRVRSGDLGMLPVVVGLIVISTVFSILNPVFLAPNNLVNLLFDCATVGVISLGIVCVLMLGEIDLSVGSMSGLSSAILGVLWVNTGWPLPLAIAVAIVAGIVVGSLYAVLYNRLGMPSFVATLAGLLALLGMQLYILGPTGSINLPFASSLVRFGQILVMPAWLSHLLALLPGLILVVNGLRKRQQRQSVNLSQAPLGALVVKAVVLTAALEFAAYYLNLGRGVPWMFGLFVAIAVILNYALTRTQWGRSMFAVGGNREAARRAGINVRRIYLSAFVLCSTLATIGGILSASRLASSSQQAGTGDVNLNAIAAAVIGGTSLFGGRGSAYSALLGIIVIQAISNGLTLLNLSSSLRYMITGAVLAIAVIVDSLARRSRVSHGRA, from the coding sequence ATGAGCCAGAAACCATCCACGGCAGCACCGGCTGCCGCACTCGACCGCAGCGATGAGCGCGTCCGTCACGACGACAGCATCGGCGCCATGATCAAGGCCTTCTTCGATCGTGTCCGTTCGGGCGATCTCGGCATGCTGCCGGTCGTTGTCGGCCTGATCGTCATCTCGACGGTCTTCTCGATCCTCAACCCGGTCTTCCTCGCCCCGAACAATCTCGTCAACCTGCTGTTCGACTGTGCTACCGTCGGCGTCATCTCGCTTGGCATCGTCTGCGTGCTGATGCTCGGCGAAATCGACCTCTCGGTGGGATCGATGAGCGGCCTTTCCTCGGCAATTCTCGGCGTCCTCTGGGTCAATACCGGCTGGCCGCTGCCGCTCGCAATCGCCGTCGCCATCGTCGCCGGCATCGTCGTCGGTTCGCTCTACGCCGTGCTCTATAACAGGCTGGGAATGCCGAGCTTCGTCGCGACGCTGGCCGGTCTGCTGGCACTGCTCGGCATGCAGCTCTACATCCTCGGTCCGACGGGCAGTATCAACCTGCCTTTCGCCTCGTCGCTCGTCCGCTTCGGCCAGATCCTCGTGATGCCGGCATGGCTTTCGCATCTGCTCGCGCTGCTGCCCGGTTTGATCCTTGTTGTCAACGGCCTGCGCAAGCGCCAGCAGCGCCAGTCCGTGAACCTTTCGCAGGCGCCGCTCGGTGCGCTGGTCGTCAAGGCGGTGGTTCTGACCGCGGCGCTCGAATTCGCCGCCTATTATCTCAATCTCGGCCGCGGCGTGCCGTGGATGTTCGGCCTGTTCGTCGCGATCGCCGTCATCCTCAACTACGCGCTGACGCGCACTCAGTGGGGCCGCTCGATGTTTGCAGTCGGCGGCAATCGTGAAGCTGCGCGCCGCGCGGGTATCAACGTACGCCGGATCTATCTCAGCGCCTTCGTGCTCTGCTCGACGCTGGCGACGATCGGCGGTATCCTGTCTGCCTCGCGTCTTGCCTCGTCCAGCCAGCAGGCCGGCACCGGCGACGTCAACCTGAACGCCATCGCCGCGGCCGTCATCGGCGGCACCAGCCTCTTCGGCGGCCGTGGCAGCGCCTATTCCGCGCTGCTCGGCATCATCGTCATCCAGGCCATTTCCAACGGCCTGACGCTTCTCAATCTTAGCTCGTCGCTGCGCTACATGATCACCGGCGCCGTTCTTGCGATCGCCGTCATCGTCGACTCGCTTGCCCGCCGCTCACGTGTCAGCCACGGCCGCGCCTGA